A window of the Juglans microcarpa x Juglans regia isolate MS1-56 chromosome 5D, Jm3101_v1.0, whole genome shotgun sequence genome harbors these coding sequences:
- the LOC121265506 gene encoding WD repeat-containing protein LWD2-like isoform X1 — MLQERAHTKNCFSPIMQGSLERKPGVYTYVAQWPICTLAWSVRHDKNTRLAIGSYLEDYSNKVELVQFNHATSDFTTDSRLVFDHPYAATNLMFFPSEDTTNPDIIATSGDYLRLWQIHDDRIELKALLNSNKSSEFNSAITSFDWIECDTRRVATSSVDTTCVIWDIEKEVVDTQLVAHDKEVYDISWGGFNVFASVSGDGSVRVFDLRDKERSTIIYENPMRDSPLLRLEWNKADPRFMATVGMDSNKVVILDIRFPTTPLTELSKHKGSVNAIAWAPRSGRQLCSAGDDSRALIWEVVGTDFRSEANGDVEPTVWYGSTAEINQVRWSPMELDWIAIAFSKKLQVLKV, encoded by the exons ATGCTGCAGGAGCGAGCCCATACCAAAAACTGCTTTTCACCAAT CATGCAAGGCTCACTAGAGAGAAAACCAGGGGTTTACACCTACGTCGCTCAATGGCCAATCTGCACACTAGCTTGGTCGGTCCGCCATGACAAGAACACTCGCCTCGCCATAGGAAGCTACCTCGAAGACTACAGCAACAAGGTGGAACTGGTTCAGTTCAACCATGCCACCTCTGATTTCACCACCGACAGCCGCCTTGTCTTCGACCACCCATATGCAGCCACAAACCTCATGTTCTTCCCCTCCGAGGACACCACGAATCCCGACATCATAGCCACGTCCGGGGACTATCTGCGGCTGTGGCAAATCCACGACGACCGCATCGAGCTCAAGGCCCTCCTCAACAGCAACAAGAGCAGTGAATTCAATTCTGCCATTACTTCTTTCGATTGGATCGAATGCGATACGCGCCGTGTGGCTACGTCTAGTGTGGATACGACCTGCGTAATTTGGGACATAGAGAAGGAAGTTGTGGACACCCAGTTAGTAGCACACGACAAAGAAGTGTACGATATTTCATGGGGTGGCTTCAATGTCTTTGCTTCTGTCTCTGGAGATGGTTCAGTCAGAGTATTCGATTTAAGAGACAAAGAAAGATCCACCataatttatgaaaatcctATGAGGGACAGTCCATTATTGAGGTTAGAGTGGAACAAGGCTGACCCAAGATTCATGGCCACGGTTGGGATGGACAGCAACAAGGTTGTAATATTGGACATTAGGTTTCCGACAACTCCATTGACGGAGCTGAGCAAGCACAAGGGTAGCGTAAATGCTATAGCATGGGCCCCACGAAGCGGACGGCAACTATGCTCTGCTGGGGACGATTCGAGGGCTTTGATATGGGAAGTGGTGGGGACGGATTTTCGATCAGAAGCTAACGGTGATGTGGAGCCAACAGTGTGGTATGGTTCAACGGCCGAGATCAATCAAGTACGTTGGTCGCCTATGGAGTTGGATTGGATTGCTATTGCGTTCTCAAAGAAGCTGCAGGTCTTGAAGGTTTAG
- the LOC121265506 gene encoding WD repeat-containing protein LWD1-like isoform X2, whose protein sequence is MQGSLERKPGVYTYVAQWPICTLAWSVRHDKNTRLAIGSYLEDYSNKVELVQFNHATSDFTTDSRLVFDHPYAATNLMFFPSEDTTNPDIIATSGDYLRLWQIHDDRIELKALLNSNKSSEFNSAITSFDWIECDTRRVATSSVDTTCVIWDIEKEVVDTQLVAHDKEVYDISWGGFNVFASVSGDGSVRVFDLRDKERSTIIYENPMRDSPLLRLEWNKADPRFMATVGMDSNKVVILDIRFPTTPLTELSKHKGSVNAIAWAPRSGRQLCSAGDDSRALIWEVVGTDFRSEANGDVEPTVWYGSTAEINQVRWSPMELDWIAIAFSKKLQVLKV, encoded by the coding sequence ATGCAAGGCTCACTAGAGAGAAAACCAGGGGTTTACACCTACGTCGCTCAATGGCCAATCTGCACACTAGCTTGGTCGGTCCGCCATGACAAGAACACTCGCCTCGCCATAGGAAGCTACCTCGAAGACTACAGCAACAAGGTGGAACTGGTTCAGTTCAACCATGCCACCTCTGATTTCACCACCGACAGCCGCCTTGTCTTCGACCACCCATATGCAGCCACAAACCTCATGTTCTTCCCCTCCGAGGACACCACGAATCCCGACATCATAGCCACGTCCGGGGACTATCTGCGGCTGTGGCAAATCCACGACGACCGCATCGAGCTCAAGGCCCTCCTCAACAGCAACAAGAGCAGTGAATTCAATTCTGCCATTACTTCTTTCGATTGGATCGAATGCGATACGCGCCGTGTGGCTACGTCTAGTGTGGATACGACCTGCGTAATTTGGGACATAGAGAAGGAAGTTGTGGACACCCAGTTAGTAGCACACGACAAAGAAGTGTACGATATTTCATGGGGTGGCTTCAATGTCTTTGCTTCTGTCTCTGGAGATGGTTCAGTCAGAGTATTCGATTTAAGAGACAAAGAAAGATCCACCataatttatgaaaatcctATGAGGGACAGTCCATTATTGAGGTTAGAGTGGAACAAGGCTGACCCAAGATTCATGGCCACGGTTGGGATGGACAGCAACAAGGTTGTAATATTGGACATTAGGTTTCCGACAACTCCATTGACGGAGCTGAGCAAGCACAAGGGTAGCGTAAATGCTATAGCATGGGCCCCACGAAGCGGACGGCAACTATGCTCTGCTGGGGACGATTCGAGGGCTTTGATATGGGAAGTGGTGGGGACGGATTTTCGATCAGAAGCTAACGGTGATGTGGAGCCAACAGTGTGGTATGGTTCAACGGCCGAGATCAATCAAGTACGTTGGTCGCCTATGGAGTTGGATTGGATTGCTATTGCGTTCTCAAAGAAGCTGCAGGTCTTGAAGGTTTAG